Proteins found in one Sorghum bicolor cultivar BTx623 chromosome 1, Sorghum_bicolor_NCBIv3, whole genome shotgun sequence genomic segment:
- the LOC8059553 gene encoding myosin-12 isoform X1, whose amino-acid sequence MQGTPVNIIVGSHVWLEDPGEAWVDGVVTDIKGGNATIATTNGKTVVASLGSIYPKDTEAPPSGVDDMTKLAYLHEPGVLHNLSCRYGLNEIYTYTGNILIAVNPFQRLPHLYDVHMMEQYKGASFGELSPHLFAIADACYRALINDQGSQAILVSGESGAGKTETTKMLMRYLAFMGGRSGTEGRTVEQQVLESNPVLEAFGNAKTVKNNNSSRFGKFVEIQFDKYGKISGAAVRTYLLERSRVCQVSDPERNYHCFYMLCSAPPEDVKRFKVGDPRQFHYLNQTNCYEVANVDDAREYLETRNAMDIVGIDQEEQDAIFRVVAAILHLGNINFSKGQEIDSSKLRDDKSVYHLKTVAELLMCDEKALEDSLCQRVIVTPDGNITKPLDPDSAALSRDALAKTVYSRLFDWIVDKINNSIGQDPDATNIIGVLDIYGFESFKINSFEQLCINLTNEKLQQHFNQHVFKMEQEEYTREEIDWSYVEFVDNQDVLDLIEKKPGGIIALLDEACMFPKSTHETFAQKMYQTYKAHKRFSKPKLARTAFTINHYAGDVTYQADHFLDKNKDYVVAEHQALLNSSRCPFVANLFPPLPEETSKQSKFSSIGTRFKQQLQSLMETLNTTEPHYIRCVKPNAVLKPGIFENHNVLNQLRCGGVLEAIRISCAGYPTKRTFDEFIDRFGMLAPELVDSDEKAACAAICDRMGLKGYQIGKTKVFLRAGQMAELDARRAEILANAARLIQRHIKAHLMRKEFINLRKASVQSQKFWRARLARKLFEYMRRDAASIRIQKHVRTHSARKAYLQVYESAIVIQTGLRAMAARNEHRFRRETKASIIIQTRWRQHRAYVAYKQQKRAALILQCLWRARIARKELRKLKMEARETGALKEAKDKLEKRVEELTWRLDVEKRLRTDLEEAKGHEIEKLQSALQKLQENLEEAHAAIVKEKEAAKLAIEQAPPKIVEVPVVDNAKLEELTTQNKELEDELTTFKQKAEDLENKLLELQKQSDELSQETQEQASKVTQLQELIERLEASLSNMESENQVLRQQSLVVTSADEDKSKQIERFESKISTLESEIELLRCNSALAVQAVVTPEMNQTTVIEELDKGHQLEEVKTVNEQVVIPPVKNLSKQKSLTDRQQENHDALIKSLVEDRRFDDKKSAAACIAYKSLLHWHSFEAEKTNIFDRIIQTIRSSVEGAESSGELAYWLSTTSTLLYLLQNTLKASSSLSKGTNRSRTTTGSLFSRMVQSARASSGLGIPSGYSGMVRRPDTASMVEAKYPALRFKQQLTAYVEKIYGIIRDNLKKEISPFLTMCIQAPRANRVRPSRGSLKSIHSNGLARQASSLHWQNIVKCLDHTLETMKNNYVPPVIIRKTFSQVFAYLNVQLLNSLLLRRECCSFSNGEFLKAGLQDLEQWCSTITEEYVGTSWDELQHIRQAVGFLVLHQKSHKTLEEITNDLCPVLSITQIYRIATMFWDDKYGAQGISQEVIGKMRTMTTDDSITTPNSSFLLDDDSSIPISLDDIARLMGDIDPSDVEPPPLLRQNSQFHFLLQQHTD is encoded by the exons ATGCAGGGGACTCCGGTGAACATCATCGTCGGCTCGCACGTGTGGCTTGAGGACCCCGGCGAGGCCTGGGTCGACGGCGTCGTCACCGACATCAAAGGCGGCAACGCCACCATCGCCACCACCAATGGCAAAACG GTCGTGGCGAGCCTTGGCAGCATATACCCCAAGGACACGGAGGCGCCGCCGTCAGGAGTGGACGACATGACCAAGctggcgtacctccacgagCCGGGCGTCCTGCACAACCTCTCCTGCCGATACGGCCTTAACGAGATATAC ACGTACACCGGGAACATCTTGATCGCGGTGAACCCTTTCCAGCGGCTGCCTCACCTCTACGACGTGCACATGATGGAGCAGTACAAGGGTGCCAGCTTTGGGGAGCTCAGCCCACATCTCTTCGCGATCGCGGACGCCTGCTACAG GGCGTTGATCAATGATCAGGGGAGTCAGGCAATCTTGGTGAGTGGCGAGAGTGGTGCCGGCAAGACGGAGACGACCAAGATGCTCATGAGGTATCTTGCATTCATGGGAGGAAGGTCCGGTACCGAGGGACGGACTGTTGAGCAGCAGGTTCTAGAG TCTAATCCAGTACTTGAAGCATTTGGTAACGCAAAGACAGTGAAGAACAATAACTCGAG TCGATTCGGTAAGTTTGTTGAAATCCAGTTCGACAAGTATGGGAAGATATCAGGGGCTGCTGTACGCACATACCTCCTTGAGCGATCACGAGTATGTCAGGTCTCTGATCCTGAGAGGAACTACCATTGCTTTTACATGCTTTGTTCCGCACCCCCTGAG GATGTAAAGAGGTTTAAGGTGGGAGACCCTAGACAATTCCATTACTTGAACCAAACAAACTGCTATGAAGTAGCTAATGTGGATGATGCAAGAGAATACTTAGAAACAAGAAATGCTATGGATATTGTTGGCATCGATCAAGAGGAACAg GATGCAATCTTCAGAGTAGTAGCAGCAATCCTTCACCTAGGAAACATTAACTTCTCCAAAGGGCAGGAAATTGACTCATCCAAGTTGAGAGATGATAAATCAGTCTATCACCTGAAAACAGTTGCAGAACTGCTAAT GTGTGATGAGAAGGCCCTTGAAGACTCCCTTTGCCAGCGTGTTATTGTGACACCTGATGGGAATATCACGAAACCCCTTGATCCAGATTCTGCAGCATTAAGTCGTGATGCCTTAGCAAAGACAGTATATTCACGACTGTTTGACTG gaTTGTCGACAAGATCAATAACTCAATTGGCCAGGATCCAGATGCGACCAATATAATAGGTGTGCTTGATATCTATGGATTTGAGAGCTTCAAGATTAACAG TTTCGAGCAACTATGCATCAACTTGACAAACGAGAAGTTGCAGCAGCATTTCAATCAG CATGTATTTAAGATGGAGCAAGAAGAATACACAAGGGAGGAAATAGACTGGAGCTATGTTGAATTTGTAGACAATCAGGATGTGCTGGACCTGATTGAAAAG AAACCTGGAGGAATAATTGCACTCCTGGATGAGGCATG CATGTTTCCAAAGTCTACACATGAAACATTTGCTCAAAAGATGTACCAAACATATAAGGCACATAAGCGCTTCAGCAAGCCCAAACTTGCTCGGACAGCCTTTACAATCAACCACTACGCAGGAGAT GTGACATATCAAGCGGATCACTTCCTTGATAAGAACAAAGACTATGTGGTAGCTGAACACCAAGCTCTACTAAATTCTTCAAGGTGCCCTTTTGTTGCAAACCTCTTTCCTCCATTACCTGAGGAAACTTCTAAACAGTCCAAATTCTCTTCAATCGGTACTCGCTTTAAG CAACAACTGCAATCCCTCATGGAAACACTGAATACAACAGAACCTCACTACATCAGATGTGTCAAGCCTAATGCTGTACTGAAACCTGGCATTTTCGAGAACCACAATGTCTTGAATCAGTTGAGATGTGGG GGTGTCCTGGAAGCAATTCGGATTAGCTGTGCTGGTTATCCAACGAAGAGGACATTCGATGAGTTCATTGATCGGTTTGGAATGCTTGCACCGGAGCTTGTTGACAG TGATGAGAAGGCCGCTTGTGCAGCGATATGTGATAGAATGGGTTTGAAAGGATATCAG ATAGGGAAAACTAAGGTATTCCTAAGAGCTGGCCAGATGGCAGAGCTGGATGCTCGAAGAGCAGAAATTTTGGCCAATGCTGCGCGACTAATCCAGAGGCATATAAAGGCACATCTTATGCGAAAGGAATTCATTAACTTACGAAAAGCCTCAGTTCAATCTCAGAAGTTCTGGAGAG CACGACTAGCTAGAAAGCTTTTTGAGTATATGAGGAGAGACGCTGCTTCAATTAGGATACAAAAGCACGTGCGTACCCATTCTGCCAGGAAAGCGTACCTACAAGTATATGAATCAGCTATAGTAATACAGACAGGATTACGAGCAATGGCAGCTCGCAATGAACACAGATTCCGAAGAGAGACCAAGGCATCCATAATTATCCAG ACTCGATGGCGCCAACACAGAGCTTATGTTGCTTACAAGCAGCAAAAGAGAGCTGCTTTGATTCTTCAGTGCTTGTGGAGGGCACGCATTGCAAGAAAGGAGCTTCGGAAACTGAAAATG GAAGCAAGAGAGACTGGCGCACTCAAAGAAGCAAAAGACAAGCTAGAAAAGAGAGTAGAAGAACTCACATGGCGGTTAGATGTCGAGAAGCGTTTGAGG ACTGACCTTGAAGAAGCCAAGGGCCACGAAATTGAAAAGCTACAATCTGCACTGCAAAAATTGCAAGAAAATCTCGAGGAAGCCCATGCAGCAATAGTAAAGGAGAAAGAAGCTGCGAAGTTAGCGATTGAACAGGCACCACCAAAGATAGTAGAAGTGCCAGTTGTCGACAATGCAAAACTTGAGGAGTTGACAACTCAAAATAAAGAACTTGAG GATGAACTAACTACGTTTAAACAGAAGGCTGAGGATCTTGAAAATAAGCTTCTTGAGTTGCAGAAACAGTCTGATGAACTGTCACAGGAGACACAAGAACAAGCGTCCAAAGTTACTCAACTTCAAGAGCTGATCGAAAG GCTTGAAGCAAGTTTATCCAATATGGAATCTGAAAACCAGGTTCTACGACAACAATCACTGGTTGTTACATCAGCTGATGAAGATAAATCCAAACAGATAGAGAG ATTCGAAAGCAAGATTTCCACCTTGGAGTCAGAGATCGAGTTGCTCCGCTGTAATTCTGCACTAGCTGTTCAGGCAGTGGTCACTCCTGAAATGAATCAGACAACAGTAATCGAG GAACTTGACAAGGGACATCAGCTTGAAGAAGTTAAAACGGTCAAT GAGCAGGTGGTTATTCCTCCTGTAAAGAATCTAAGCAAACAAAAATCACTGACAGATCGACAGCAA GAAAACCACGATGCCCTGATTAAAAGTCTGGTAGAAGACAGGAGATTTGATGACAAAAAATCTGCTGCAGCATGCATTGCCTACAAATCACTCCTACACTGGCATTCATTTGAAGCAGAGAAGACTAACATATTTGATCGTATCATCCAAACAATTAGGTCATCAGTTGAG GGAGCAGAAAGTTCTGGAGAGCTTGCCTATTGGTTGTCGACAACATCAACTCTCCTCTACTTATTACAAAACACTCTCAAAGCTAGTAGTTCATTAAGTAAAGGAACAAATCGCAGCCGGACCACAACAGGCAGTCTGTTCAGTAGAATGGTGCAG AGTGCTCGGGCATCATCAGGATTAGGCATACCTAGTGGATACAGTGGAATGGTGAGAAGGCCTGACACTGCATCAATGGTAGAGGCAAAATATCCAGCACTTCGGTTCAAGCAACAGTTGACAGCATATGTCGAGAAGATATATGGGATAATCAGAGATAACCTGAAGAAGGAAATCAGTCCATTCTTGACTATGTGCATACAG GCTCCAAGGGCTAACCGTGTGAGACCATCTCGGGGATCACTAAAAAGCATTCACTCTAATGGGCTAGCTAGGCAAGCATCAAGTCTACATTGGCAAAACATTGTTAAGTGCCTGGATCATACACTGGAAACgatgaaaaataattat GTACCTCCGGTGATAATCAGGAAAACATTTAGCCAAGTATTTGCATATTTGAATGTGCAACTCCTCAACAG TTTGCTACTTCGTCGGGAATGCTGCTCTTTTAGCAATGGGGAGTTCTTAAAGGCTGGTTTACAAGACCTGGAGCAGTGGTGCTCTACAATAACTGAAGAG TATGTAGGGACATCATGGGATGAACTGCAACACATTAGGCAGGCAGTCGGGTTCCTG GTTTTGCATCAGAAGTCACACAAAACCCTGGAGGAAATCACAAATGATCTTTGCCCT GTTTTGAGCATAACTCAAATATATCGCATAGCAACGATGTTCTGGGACGACAAGTATGGTGCACAAGGTATATCTCAAGAG GTGATTGGAAAGATGAGAACGATGACAACAGACGACTCAATAACTACTCCAAATAGTTCTTTCTTGCTAGATGACGACTCAAG CATACCAATATCATTGGATGATATAGCTCGACTGATGGGTGACATTGATCCGTCCGATGTGGAACCGCCCCCACTACTAAGGCAGAATTCTCAGTTTCATTTTCTTCTGCAGCAGCACACAGACTGA